DNA sequence from the Clostridiales bacterium genome:
ATAACTGTGTACGGAACAGACACTTTCATAAACACTGCAAATATACGCTGTATAAAAAGTGTTAGTCCTGTAAATCCTCCTGGTATAAGCTCTCCTGCTGTAACAAAAGTATTTATATTTATAGCCAAAATCAATGCTGATGCTACCAGAACTACTAATTTCGTAATACTAGATCTCCTCTTTACTGCAATATCATTCAAATTACTTCTCCCCTTAAAACAAAAATATTTAGTCTATCTGATTAAACAAGGTACTTATGGATATATCTCCATATATTCTTTCAATCGCCTCTGCAAAAACACTTGCGACCGATAATATTTTTATCTTATCTAATCTTTTTTCTTTTGGTAAATCTATTGTATTTAGTACTACCATCTCCTTTATAGGTGAATTTTTTATTCTATCTATTGCAGGACCTGAAAAAACTGCATGTGTACAACAGGCGTAAACCTCTTTTGCACCTCTCTCTATAAGTGCATTAGTCGCGTTAATTACAGTACCTGCAGTATCTATCATATCATCGACAAGAATAACTTTTTTATCTTGTATGTCACCTATTACATTCATAACTTCACATACATTTGCCTTGGGCCTACGTTTATCTATTATGGCAAGTGGACACTCTAACCTTTCGGCAAACTTTCTAGACCTAGTTACACTTCCCACATCTGGAGAAACAACAACTATATCATCATCATCACTAAATCTTTCTTTAAAATATTGCGCAAGAATTGGTACACCAACCAAGTGATCCACTGGTATATCAAAAAATCCCTGCAACTGTGCAGCATGTAGATCCATAGTTAATATTCTATCTGCACCCGATACTGTCAATAGGTTCGCAACCAACTTTGCTGAAATTGGATCTCTAGCCTTAGCTTTTCTATCTTGCCTTGCATATCCAAAATAAGGCATAACCGCTGTTATCCTTCCCGCGGATGCACGTTTTAGTGCATCAATCATTATCAATAACTCAATTAAATTATCGTTAACAGGCTTACTAGTAGATTGTATTATAAATACATCAGATCCTCTCACTACTTCCTCTATATTTATAGCACTTTCTCCATCGCTGAACATACCCACGCTGGCACTACCTATAGGAAGACCTATCTTCTCTGCTATTTCGCGTGCTAACTTTAAGTTAGAATTACCTGCAAAAATTTTTATGTCTTTTCCATGAATATTCATTTTAATGCTCCTCTTCTAATTTACTTATAATTCTCTTCTCTATTGGTCACCCAGTCTTGTTTTATAATTTGTCTTGATCTTGCTATTGCCAATGAATTCTTAGGCACATCATCTGTTATTGTTGATCCAGCAGCAACAAATGTATTATCTTCTAGCTCCACCGGTGATATCAAGTTTACATTACATCCAACAAATGAATTATCTCCTACAATTGTTTTGTTTTTTTTCTTACCATCGTAATTTACAGCAACAACTCCACAACCTAAGTTAACTCCTCTCCCCACCTCTGCATCTCCTACATAGGTAAGATGAGAAATCTTTGTATTATCCCCTATTTGAGATTTTTTTATCTCTACAAAATCTCCAATTTTTACGTTCATCCCAATATTGCTACCTGGCCTAACATACGCAAATGGCCCAACCTTAGTACCATTTTGAATTATGCTCTCCAACACTTGCGAATTATTTATAACTACACTATCACCCACTTCACTAGAAATTATCTTTGTGCTAGGACCTATCACACACCCTTCACCTATTCTTGTACTTCCCTCCAAAATTGTATTTGGATATATTGTTGTGTCTTTTCCTATTATAACTTCATCCTCTATGTATGTTGTAGACGAATCTATAAATGTAACTCCATTTAGCATATGCCTTTCATTGATTCTACGTCTCATAATCTTATTAGCTTCCTCTAGCTGTATCCTGTTATTTACTCCTAAAATTTCCCTGCTATCTGATATCTTTCTTGCTCCAACTCTCTTGCCATCATTTATTAAAATTTCTATGGTATCTGTTAAATAATATTCACCTTGACTGTTATTACTCTTAACTTTTTCTATTGCACTTTTAAGACAATCTGCATCAAAACAATACATACCCGAATTAACTTCATTTATATTTAATTCATTAACATTTGCATCTCTATGTTCAACTATTTTTACAACATCCCCTGTGCTATTTCTAACTATTCTGCCATATCCACTTGGGTCATCCAAGCATGTAGATATTATAGTTACAGAAAACTTGTTGTCTATATGATACTTTATTGTCTCTGATATGGTCTCATCTGTAATCAATGGCATATCCCCACACAGCACCAAAACATACTTACTATTTATATCACAAGCATTAAATACCTCTCTTACTGCATGCCCCGTACCTAGCTGTTCTTTTTGAACAACGTACTTTACTTTATCTTGCAAATAATCCTTAACTTGCTCTTTTTTGTGACCCACCACAACAATAACATCCTCAATTAAAGCTTTTCTAAGTGAATATCTAACATGTTCAATCATTGGCTTACCACAAACTTTGTGTAAAATCTTCGCACTATCAGATTTCATTCTCCTACCTTCGCCCGCTGCAAGAATTATACCCAATATATTGTTCATTCTTATTAATTACTCCTCTAAGCTATAAAGAGTAACTTACCTTCCTT
Encoded proteins:
- a CDS encoding ribose-phosphate diphosphokinase, with the protein product MNIHGKDIKIFAGNSNLKLAREIAEKIGLPIGSASVGMFSDGESAINIEEVVRGSDVFIIQSTSKPVNDNLIELLIMIDALKRASAGRITAVMPYFGYARQDRKAKARDPISAKLVANLLTVSGADRILTMDLHAAQLQGFFDIPVDHLVGVPILAQYFKERFSDDDDIVVVSPDVGSVTRSRKFAERLECPLAIIDKRRPKANVCEVMNVIGDIQDKKVILVDDMIDTAGTVINATNALIERGAKEVYACCTHAVFSGPAIDRIKNSPIKEMVVLNTIDLPKEKRLDKIKILSVASVFAEAIERIYGDISISTLFNQID
- the glmU gene encoding bifunctional UDP-N-acetylglucosamine diphosphorylase/glucosamine-1-phosphate N-acetyltransferase GlmU — its product is MNNILGIILAAGEGRRMKSDSAKILHKVCGKPMIEHVRYSLRKALIEDVIVVVGHKKEQVKDYLQDKVKYVVQKEQLGTGHAVREVFNACDINSKYVLVLCGDMPLITDETISETIKYHIDNKFSVTIISTCLDDPSGYGRIVRNSTGDVVKIVEHRDANVNELNINEVNSGMYCFDADCLKSAIEKVKSNNSQGEYYLTDTIEILINDGKRVGARKISDSREILGVNNRIQLEEANKIMRRRINERHMLNGVTFIDSSTTYIEDEVIIGKDTTIYPNTILEGSTRIGEGCVIGPSTKIISSEVGDSVVINNSQVLESIIQNGTKVGPFAYVRPGSNIGMNVKIGDFVEIKKSQIGDNTKISHLTYVGDAEVGRGVNLGCGVVAVNYDGKKKNKTIVGDNSFVGCNVNLISPVELEDNTFVAAGSTITDDVPKNSLAIARSRQIIKQDWVTNREENYK